The window AATTGCATTAAAATCACCAACTAGCAATATAGGACCCAAGAAGCTTGTATTAATCTGCTCAATTACTGACCATAAAGGCCGGCGTGCTACACTTGATGTTGCCGCATAAACAAATACCACACCATGAGCAATACCACTAACCAAGAACTGCACAAACAGATGCTGACTAGAGGAAGATATCACAGTAGGAGCTGATATATTTGCTGAATGGAAAACCCAAATATTAGGAAATAACTGACCTCTATATTTGTTGATATAGTAACTTTGTTCAATTATATGTAAATATATAAATGTGGTAAATTCGTTGTCAATATTGTAAATTTGGTTTAAATAAATAGTAATTTTTGTCCATTTAGTGGTAAATAAGGGTATGAGATACATGTAGGTACCATACGACCCCTTAATTTAGATGCCAAAATGGGGTTGGTATTTGTTTTAGAAAACAGCTTTGCTATCATACTTCAACAGTTCCCCAAACAACTATATTAGTACACTGATATTGTTTTTGATGTGGCCTTGCATCTGATTCTTTCTAGCTTGTGCACAGAAATCAAATAGAGATATCAATAAAGCTATTCTCTACATGTTTGATTCACCAAACTCAAAACTCCACCAAATGAAGCTGCTTGATAGAATAAAGAAAAAGCACACATGCACACAATCAAAAGCAAGCTAAGCAAGCCTCTTCTTGATTTGGAAGAATAATCAGCTGCTATTAAGTAGAGAGATCAAGTTCACATCCTGTACTCTTTAGGGCTTCTCCCGTTTCTAGGACTTCACTTCCCATGAGTCAGGATCATCTCTACCAAAATGTCCATAACCAGCTGTCTTTCTTCAATACCTTCCGCTCTTGAGGTCTAAGTTGATGGCAATCATTCCAGGCCTATAATTTTAGAATCTCCTTGTCTGGAATCTTCCAGTATTATAAGTGTCAACAAACACCGATTATGGCTCAGGTACACCAATTGCATATGAGACCTGCACTATTCACCTTCTTGCGTGTCCATTAGCTACAATGCTCTTAGCAGCCTGCCTAACGATGTAGGCACCACTCCTGTCTACCTTGGTAGGATCCTTGCCGGAGAAGGCACCACAGCCATGCGCCCCCCAACCACCAAAGGTGTCGATGATGATCTTTCGGCCAGTTAGACCTGCATCACCGTGCCGTCCACCAATAATCACAAATCGACCTGAAGGGTAGAGAAGGAAAATGATATTCCAGCCGTTTACTCACGACACCATCAGGTGACAACCAAGGGCAGGTGCCATTTTTCCGAACTTCAGTGAGACGTGCACCAAGCTGAGTAGCAGGCTTAGAGGCATAAGCTCAGAAGTCTCATCAGTGGCATAACCAAACATGTGACCCTGGTCTCCTGCACCAAATTCCTGAGGCCATATGCACGCCCTGAGCTATATCGATCAGGGCTCTGTTGCTTGTTATTATGCTGGAACTTATACATACTGAAAACAAATGCTGACAGAAGTTGCGGCCAGCCCTCTCAGAGATGGTACATGTTCCCCACTCGTGGTTGAAGCCAACTGAGAATTTATTGGTTGTATTTGAAGAATGGGGTGGTGATCCGAGTAAGATTGCTGGTAGCAAGAAGTTGAGTTTCAGTTTCCGGAGGAGACCCAGCAGACTTGAAAGATTACAACAATCATGAAATCTCTGTCTATACATATATAGGAATACTACACATATAGAAGGAACTTACCTGATTTAGTGAAGAGGGTAGACTGAGTAGTCGATGTTGTTATATATGATATACTGTATCTCATTCTTATTATTATCAATATCTATCAATTATAGCATAATAATCATCCCATTTTGGGTGGGAACAGCCCATGTAAATCGGGAAGAGGGTGAGGTGCTTATTCCTTTGTTCTAATTAGTCGGCAGAGGTTGAAGTACCTAACTATCACAAGTTCACAACCATAAAATTAAGGTTTATGTCACAACTCACAAACCCAAAAAAGAACAAGTCTCATTACCACCCTATTACCAACTTTGATTTAACAAATGACCCAATGCCACCAACTATACCTCTCTCTCTCTCCTGCTATTCTCTTGCAATTTATCTCTCACTTTAGCTATCCTTTGTTAGTTGGTAATCAATTATCTTGATCACATTCTCTTCATTTTTCTGAAAAATTTGGATTTAGACATAGATAACAGGTTGGTATTGAAGTTGCATTTGGGGGATGGAAGGATTGGATACCCTGATTCAGAGATTGCTGGAAGGAAAGGTCAATAGAGGCAAAAGGATTCCTCTAGTAGAGACCGAAGTTCGCCAGCTTTGCATCACTGCTAAAGAAGTCTTTCTCAGGCAGCCTCTTCTTCTTGAATTGGCAGCTCCCATCAATGTTTGTGGTATGCATTTATCTGCTGTATCTTATATTTCTCATCAAGGTCTTTCTGCAAGCATTTTTGCATCAAATTAGTTGTACTTGTACAAACAAATGGATCAGATCTCCTTGTTTCTCATATCCATTTCTCCAGTTTCTGTAAATTGCCAATCTGTATACTCATGCATGTAAAGTTGTTATAAATGTCTGCATTTTCAGTTACATTTTAAATCGGATATTTTCCTTGTGCCTCAAGGTACCAAAATTTCTTGATGTCAGCATTGCTAAAGATTGAAATCTCATTATTCCCATGACCAGATTTGAGTTTCAGCTGATGCATAAACATAATAGCCTTTGGCCCTTTGTCCAATTAGGCTGTGAAGTTAAATGAGAAAGAACTATGCTCATTTCTTCTATAATGGAGGCAGAGATCACATATCTTGTTGATTTTGAGAATCAGATACAGTTCTGACCATAATATTTGGAATTTGGATGTGCAGGTGATATACATGGTCAATATCATGATCTCTTGCGTCTTTTTGAGTTAGGCGGATTTCCGCCTGATGCAAATTACGTGTTTCTTGGAGACTATGTAGACAGAGGAAAACAGAGCATAGAGACAATATGCCTTCTCCTTGCTTACAAGATCAAATATCCAGACAACTTTTTCCTCCTCCGGGGGAACCACGAATGTGCTTCCATCAACAGAATCTATGGATTCTATGACGAATGCAAGCGTCGGTTCAGCGTCCGGCTATGGAAAGTCTTCACAGAATGCTTTAATTGTTTGCCTGTCGCCGCGGTCATTGATGACAAGATCTTCTGCATGCATGGTGGCCTATCTCCTGAGTTGGAGAGCTTGGATAAGCTCAGAGCTATACAGAGGCCGGTTGATGTGCCGGACCAGGGACTATTATGTGACATTCTTTGGTCTGATCCAGATAGAGACATTAAAGGGTGGGGTGAGAATGATAGGGGTGTTTCGTATACTTTTGGACCTGATAGGGTAGCTGAGTTCTTGATGAAACATGATATGGATCTCATATGCCGGGCACACCAGGTCTTCCTCTTACAGTTTCTTCTTCTTATTGCCTTCTTTGCTTATGCATAATCCTATTCCCATTATCTTGCCCCTAGTACAGCCTCTTTAGAGACATTTCTATAATCACTTTGCCCCGCAGAAAACACAGAATTCCAAGCTCTTTCATGGCACACAAAAGCACAACTAAACGCATTTACCTATGCATAAATTTTCCACTTAAAGTAAATAACAATACCTTCAAATTGGTACAAATATGTTCAAGTCTTCTTGAATTACAGTTGATCTATATGCCAGTAGTTTTGCATATGGGAATGTTGCAGGGAATAGTTTAAAAGTTCCTTTTTTATGCTAATTAAGTTTGATTTTAGATGACTATTGGCACATGATTGATCTTCATCTTTGAGGTGGCTAAATAGAACTTTTCTGGCCTTGGTTGACAGGTTGTTGAAGATGGTTACGAATTCTTTGCAGAAAGGCAGCTGGTTACCATATTCTCTGCACCAAACTATTGCGGAGAGTTCAACAATGCAGGTGCCTTAATGAGAGTGGATAAGAGTTTGCTTTGCTCATTTCAGCTAGTGAAACCTTGGAGAGGGAAAGGTGTAGAATATTGACTCTCGTGTTACCGGATTTGCGGTGGTGCATGATGAAGAAAAAGACATGTAAAAAACCAAGGAGTGCAAGCTTGTTCTGGGTAAAGCAGCATGATATGCCTTCCACTGTTTTTCCGGCTGCATATGATCCGACCTTTCAAGCAGCAAATTTCATTAGAAAAGCTGTATGTACATAAAGTTGTTAACCCTCATTTGTTAGGAACATGAATACCTTGTGTTCTCACAGTTCACAAGATTCAAGTAGTTACATATATATCAAAGCTCTCTTATCTTTTGTGAATGCGGTATCACTAGCTACTTAAGCTACTTAGCTAGGTTGGCAACAACAAACAACTCGAAACGGAAACGAAACATCGATTCGTTTTCTACTGAAACTATGACTTCTGCTAGTATGCAGTCCCGGCTCTTAGATGTCTTAAAAGAAATTTGAGATCCTCCAATGGCACCTAGTATCATAAAGTTTTAGCACCCCCGACTCTTCTAAATTCTATTGAAGTACATATAACAGGGACATCATGAACCTTTACCAACGACACGTAGACGGTAAAAGAGATAATTTCTAGTTTTCTCGTTAGAAACATTTGACAAATGATAAATGCCGCTTGTTTGTTTGATGCAAACTGAGGTACTTTGCCCGGTTACATTGCAAATCTTCTTGATGAACTACTAGAACTTCATCATCCCCTGCTCGTCCAAATAAATCAACCATTTTTCACTATTTGTCTAGTTAAAGTTTTGAGACAGATGATATCACGAGTTCTTGCAAGATTCTTGGATACTCGCAACAAAAGCACTTGAGTTGAACATTGAGCAAGCAGCCTGTATTACGAAAGAGAAGACATACATCCACAAGACCAGAACCCTAGATTGACAATTCAGAATCATATAATGTTACAAGGCAAGGGATCTAAAGGTATACAGGGAGCTTGAAGATTTCCCACATGCAGGCACTAAACTTCTATAATAAACTATTTCCCTAAACAGCAGCTTCATATCCCCAAAAGGCCAAGTAAAGATCTGACCTTCAGTTTGACCACACATGAACAAGACCATGCCTGTTTCCAGTATATATCTCATTGCGCTCTTCATCATAGAAAAGGGCAGTTATGTCTTCCAAGGCCTCAGCAACAGTGCTCCTCACCACAGATGAGTTTATCTGTTTTCTTGAGGTGCTAGAACTGCTGCTACACTCATCAACCTTGGGACCGGCATTGCTAGCATTTATTTTGGCTAGGCACTTTCCGGTTAAGATATTGCTCACATGAATAGAACCAGCTGCATCAAAGACCATATGTTAGATACATCCGTATAAGTTATAACATCAAGCTTATTCATCAAAAGCCAATAGATCAACGACATATGCCTTGCCTCTTAGAAGAGATTGGAACATTCAAAGATAGATAGCATCTACAACTTGTGATGCCTGAGAATGGCTATGATTAACTTCTGGTCTATCAGTGTGTGTGTACAAAAAGATGCACTCAAGCAGATGTGTAGGGTAAACAGGCACTTTTAACAATGATACACCGCACTTCTATGCCATTTGAGAAAACTAAATGTACTTGCCGATTTCAGGTTTCACCTAATAATGTGTATATGTCAAAAGCAAGAATGACAGCAAAGAGAACAAAACTAACGCTGTCCTGACTCCAACAAATTTGATGTGAACCAATGTTAAAGTTCACATCAAAATTCCATTATACTAGTCAGAACTACAGAAACTAAGATGATAACTGACTGTGTCAAGGCAGTTGTTCCGAGTCCAAATAACTATGCAACCTGTAGTTATATAATCTAAAAGCAACTGAAAAGTATTACCATTTGGTTCCGACCAATGGTCATCAGAATCAGCCTTGCAGTACGATATGATCAAATCTTGATCACTTGTTATATAAATGTTATTGGTATTGCAGTCAGGATGCCACAACAAGTGATCCTCGAATGAAGTTACAAGTTCTCCACGAAAGTTCCAGACAGCTACAGTCCTATTTCTGAATGTCAGAAATAGCTGGTTCTCATACAGAAAGATAAATGCTGATGGAGTCATGAACTCGGCTCTGTTAACTTCCATCTGCTCCGCATTTCGCACCTAATAATAAATTATAAGTTATTTTCACATTCATGAATAATCAGGTGGCAAGAGAATTTCCGCTAAAGGCTATGGTTCACTTACATCAAGAATCTGAAGATTCTCATTTTCTTGCTTAACGAGAAGCTTTTCGTTGAATTGTTCTATGAAATCCACCTTCTTGTTTCGATGAAGCAGATGATTGAAGTCTTTGAGAACTGTGCCGTCTTCTATTGACAGAATCTTCAATGGAACATGGCTACTAGCTCTATTGTAAATCAGTAGCATGATACCTGGACTGTTACAAACAATATAAATATGGGTAAAGTGAATACAGAAATCCTAAGAGCATAGGCAACAGACATTTATATGCAACCATTAGGAGCTAACTTCCGAAGCGAAGAATAAGTATTTTAAAAAAGACATTTGGAGGTGGGAGAGAGATACCTGATCTTGATTTCTTGTACATTTTTGTCTGATATAGAGTAAAGCATGGTATAATTTTTAAGGTCAAACACCTTATATATACTGGCCCAAGACCAAAAACCAAAAGCAAAATGTGTTAGTGTCCAAATGGAGTTGATGATCGTATATTTGAACAACAGAACATGACAAATGAAAATATACCTATCTTGTGCAGAGTATGTTAAGACCTTGCCATTAACATCATCAAACTCTACAAACCCAGGCCACTTCAAGGACTCGGACTCAAAAAGAGCAAAACCAGCATCTGGCTGGCCCCTCCTTATATACCTATAAATAATAGACAATAGCTGAATAAAATATAGATAAC of the Fragaria vesca subsp. vesca linkage group LG6, FraVesHawaii_1.0, whole genome shotgun sequence genome contains:
- the LOC101294958 gene encoding uncharacterized protein LOC101294958 → MEVGRRISASPRPCSGRRVLAKKKRAAGDGFVNSVKKLQRREISSKRDRAFGMSNAQERFRNMHLMEEYDTHDPKGHSTPKLPFLLKRTKVIEIVAARDIVFALAHSGVCAAFSRDTNQRICFLNVSPDEVIRSLFYNKNNDSLITVSVYASDNFSSLKCRSTRIEYIRRGQPDAGFALFESESLKWPGFVEFDDVNGKVLTYSAQDSIYKVFDLKNYTMLYSISDKNVQEIKISPGIMLLIYNRASSHVPLKILSIEDGTVLKDFNHLLHRNKKVDFIEQFNEKLLVKQENENLQILDVRNAEQMEVNRAEFMTPSAFIFLYENQLFLTFRNRTVAVWNFRGELVTSFEDHLLWHPDCNTNNIYITSDQDLIISYCKADSDDHWSEPNAGSIHVSNILTGKCLAKINASNAGPKVDECSSSSSTSRKQINSSVVRSTVAEALEDITALFYDEERNEIYTGNRHGLVHVWSN
- the LOC101291265 gene encoding serine/threonine-protein phosphatase PP1-like; translated protein: MEGLDTLIQRLLEGKVNRGKRIPLVETEVRQLCITAKEVFLRQPLLLELAAPINVCGDIHGQYHDLLRLFELGGFPPDANYVFLGDYVDRGKQSIETICLLLAYKIKYPDNFFLLRGNHECASINRIYGFYDECKRRFSVRLWKVFTECFNCLPVAAVIDDKIFCMHGGLSPELESLDKLRAIQRPVDVPDQGLLCDILWSDPDRDIKGWGENDRGVSYTFGPDRVAEFLMKHDMDLICRAHQVVEDGYEFFAERQLVTIFSAPNYCGEFNNAGALMRVDKSLLCSFQLVKPWRGKGVEY